GGGAACTATCAATATCATGGGCCATAACTGGGGGACCTCTGGCAGTGAACAAGACAGAACTTAATACACACCTTCAAACgacacctgatcaaccaagctatGACTAacctcaggctgcgagcagaCACATCGAACAGTTAGTTGACCTTTTACCAACCAAGAGGCCTAatccagagaccgggccgcgggaaagttgatcctctgcatcatggcCAGGTACTGGACGGACAACTGTTGGAAGTAAAGCGTCTGGTGCATAACAAAGGCTTCCAACACGACGCTGGACATCATCCTTGTATTCAAATACATAACAAGTCTACTGGGATTAACTTTATAATACATAATAATGGTGAAGCCAGAGTGTCGAGCCGGGACAGTGTACCCAGGACTCCCAGTGTCCCATTATTACAAAAGTTACATTCATGGTGTGGTAGTCTGTTGTTGAAGTTTAAGCCACCACAAGAttgggcacgggcatgaataccccgtagcAGGTGGCAGAtatttggagtgaatgtggtcaCCTACACCAGTtgacaggtgggtagtggtgtaaTATCTGCAAGGGTCTCTGGGTCTCTATTTACACTTCAAACTGAGTGGTAGCCGGAAGCGTAGTGGCAGGTGGCAGGCGGCGTAGTGGCAGGTGGCAGGCGGCGTAGTGGCAGGTGCAGGCGGCGTAGTGGCAGGTGGCAGGCGGCGTAGTGGCAGGTGGCAGGCGGCGTAGTGGCAGGTGGCAGGCGGCGTAGTGGCAGGTGGCAGGCGGCGTAGTGGCAGGTGGCAGGCGGCGTAGTGGCAGGTGGCAGGCGGCGTAGTGGCAGGTGGCAGGCAGCGTAGTGGCAGGTGGCAGGCGGCGTAGTGGCAGGTGGCAGGCGGCGTAGTGGCAGGTGGCAGGCGGCGTAGTGGCAGGTGGCAGGCGGCGTAGTGGCAGGTGGCAGGCAGCGTAGTGGCAGGTGGCAGGCGGCGTAGTGGCAGGTGGCAGGCGGCGTAGTGGCAGGTGGCAGGCGGCGTAGTGGCAGGTGGCAGGCGGCGTAGTGGCAGGTGGCAGGCAGCGTAGTGGCAGGTGGCAGGCGGCGTAGTGGCAGGTGGCAGGCGGCGTAGTGGCAGGTGGCAGGCGGCGTAGTGGCAGGTGGCAGGCGGCGTAGTGGCAGGTGGCAGGCGGCGTAGTGGCAGGTGGCAGGCAGCGTAGTGGTGTACTTACTCATTAGCGTCTACGTCAAGATAAACCTACTTGAGTGTTGGAGAGGGAAGTGAGCAGGTGAGGAGAGTAAGAATCCCGCCTGAAACTTGCCTAGTAAATTATGGCAGCCTCGTGCGCCACAGCTCGGGGCGCTCCATCACATCTGATATATTTACGCCCAGATTTATCTCGCCCGCAGACAATCGTGAAAAGTTGGAAAGTTGGAAAAGGGGATCTCGGGAAGACAGATTTCTGCCTTCTGCAATTTATATATTCTCAAATTGAATGCCTTTTACCGAACGagaatttaaatattttacttTATATTATAAAGTATTTCTACTCCATGTGTATTGGTGCGgcacccaggggggggggagggacacccGCGGGCTGCGGCACCCAGGGGGGACACCCGCGGGCTGCGGCACCCAGGGGGGCGACACCCGCGGGCTGCGGCACCCAGGGGGGACACCCGCGGGCTGCGGCACCCAGGGGGGAGGACACCCGCGGGCTGCGGCACCCAGGGGGGGCGACACCCGCGGGCTGCGGCACCCAGATTAGGTGCGCTATTAtcgtttatatttacattaattgagCCCTGCGGTTCTCCCACTGAGCAGTTCACGTGGACCGTAATAGCCCGACAACCCACGCTAGTTACACCAATTGCTCGAGCCAAAAGTGGTCCATTTGGGGGATAATTACAGGCTGGTGGTGCGTTTACTGCGTGTCTTATCACGGAGGCCTTAGGTACTCTCCCTGTCCCGTCCCTAATTACCCCTCACAGTCCGGTGAAACAGCTCACTGCCAATATAAATATCCCATGGACTGCGTCTCAGGTGAAGTGATCGGCCCCGGCTAAATATTATCCACAGGAGAAGGTTgtacgttacgggctcaccatagcccgtgctacatggacactttgttctgagtagctaaatctgaaacaacaacaaggtTGTACAACTCTTGGACGGCGATATAACTGGTCCTCACCCAAAGGCCTGGGTGAGGATGGGCCTAGAAT
The window above is part of the Procambarus clarkii isolate CNS0578487 chromosome 67, FALCON_Pclarkii_2.0, whole genome shotgun sequence genome. Proteins encoded here:
- the LOC138355383 gene encoding uncharacterized protein — protein: MSKYTTTLPATCHYAACHLPLRRLPPATTPPATCHYAACHLPLRRLPPATTLPATCHYAACHLPLRRLPPATTPPATCHYAACHLPLRCLPPATTPPATCHYAACHLPLRRLPPATTPPATCHYAACHLPLRRLPPATTPPATCHYAACHLPLRRLPPATTPPATCHYAACHLPLRRLHLPLRRLPPATTPPATCHYASGYHSV